TCTTGTTCAGCGAATGCTAATGTTAATGGCACAAACCCAATCCCTCCTTTCCCAAGTAAGATCACCGTTCCGGCTTTATAGTTCATACATTCATCGCATCCTTTCAAAAACTTGTAACGTTTaccaaattttgaaaagaagaaTACGTAAAACTATAATGATTTAAAGTTATATATACACATTGTATAATAAATTGGTGTCACTTAGCTCATTATTTTACGTGTGATATCTATATATTTCGTTGTTCACAGATGCTGTAGTCCAACTAGTATGTGGTGGAAATGTGGTAGCCACAACCACAACAAATGGCACGGGAGCATTCAGCATCTTTTTGAGCCAATTTCAAGCTCTTCTTAGCACCATTTTATCAAATTGTATCCTACGCGTTCCTACACCGCTCTCGAATTGTAACGCAACTCTGCCATCAAATGGAACCCTACAAGCGCCGATACAATTCCTAGGGAACTCCATTCGTGGTGTTTTGAATTTTACTTCGGGGCCATTCACAAGGGGCTGAGTTTGATCATTTGAGTTAGCTTCGCTATGATATAATGTATGAATAAATGAGGATTGTGTTTAGCAACATAATATACACCTCTATATAATGCATGAATAAACGAAGCTGTTGACTTATATTAAGTTTGTGTGCGCTCAAGATTTTTGTTAgtttacatgttttttttttttttgtctcaaCTTGATTAAAACCCTGATTTTATTCGACCATGCCATTGAATTTACGAGTCATGAATGATTTTTTATGCAAAAGCTACCCTTCTCCTATTATGCAAACACATAAAAGTACTAATATATATGTTACAATTATAGATATAACATAACGAACTAAAATTATCATGACCCAACTCTCCAAGTCTCTTGTTGTATGAAAAAAGTTATATGTGATTTGTAATTCTGGCGAATATACATTGTTGTGGTACCTATTTTTCCGGTTTCCCACGCAGGGGGGGGGGGAattcagtagtgttatgtatgtacgttttgtatagaattttttaggtatatacgttttgaccccccccccccggttttataaaaaaaattacttatatagaatttttagtttcggtgacttccgaccccccggtggaaattttcaagcttcgccactgttccCACGGGTTCTGTTATTATATAAGCGTTGTTCAAAAACATAAAATGTTTAATTTGTGGTTCAAAAAGGAAGATCCATAGCCAATGCATGCTTTTTTTAACAGTGAAAGTATGTATATAGTAAATGAATAGAATGATTAGAAACGAAGAAAACCAATTGTCTAATCTAGTTGCAGTTCAAAACCAGATTAAAACGGAATATTTAATTATGTTCGGTTTTAAATGGTTTCGGTATGGTTTGATTGGGATGATACTGATTATTGAACTTTGAACACCCGTTGTTTACCCCTTATTTGGATATCCTAAAAAACAAGATGTTAGGTATTAAACTGTAACAATgccaaaaatatatatacacgAAAATTGATGTGGCACCTTTCAGTTAGTTGGCTTGATGCAATGGTATGCACGTCTTGACTCACAAGTATGAGAGTTGTGAGTCATCTAAGTCAAAGTTGAGTATATGACACATGGTAAGTTTTAATAGATGGCTATTTAGAATATAAAGATGATGATTaactattgcgagaacaaaaagaacaactccaATGACACTAAAATTTGggatttaaggttcatattttttaaatgttatgtttcttacattcatatgtatattatatatacataaaaaaacctTATATTTGTAACTACATGTAGAttacatacatgtaggtaatttaacctacacagcctacatatgtgtaggttatacaaaaagtgaaaattttccatattttgttttgaattatagtgtaaaaaataataaatcttacatttgcaacatttttatttactttttagaGTTTTGGGTTGGAAAAATAGATGATTCATTGTGTTTTGCATGTTCACGCAATATATAATGTTCTGCATAGAATCTTCCTCATATATATAAAAACGTCTACTTTTTAACTTTTTAGATCAGCGGTAccgtttttttctttttttacatgCTCTTGCAAGTTGTTGTAATAGTCTATTTTACTTTGTGAAAATCTTTTGTTTTAAGATTGCTTTAagttataaatttataaatttaatattaattacaaaAAGTCTGGAAAAATGAGTTAGTTACATGGGCTCTCGCCGGAAGCCGATTCCAGTGGAGACTTTGGCAAGAATCACAAAATTTTACGTTACAAATCTTCCTGATAATTGTAGTGGGGCGAATTTGGCTAGAGAAGTAAGGAATTTTGGGGAGATCTTCGATATTTACGTGGCGAGAAAAAGGGATAAGGTTGGTAGAAGGTTTGCGTTTGTTTCTTTGCTAGATGTTAAAGATCGTCGGGAGATGGAAAAAGTGTTATCTTCCATTCGTTTGGGAGAATATAAGCTTAAGGTGAATGTGGCGAGGTTCGTTTTGGAGGAAGGAGAAGTGAAAGAAGACTCGGTTTGTGCATTCGAGAGCCTGCATGGAAGGTCTTTGGTATTGAAAGTTTGTTCTTTGGAGGTCCTGCAAAGAGTTAAGAGATTGTTGGAGGAGATGAAGCTGGGAGAAGGTGAGGTCCGATGCTTGGGAGGTTTTCTGATCTTGATCACGTTTAGATCCAAGGAGCATGCAAAGATGGCTTTGGGGGAATTGGTAGGTCGACCGGAGCTGTTTTGTTCAGTGCTGGTTTGGGAAGGACAAGACCTACCTTTTGAAAGAGTTGCATGGCTAAAGGTTTATGGGATCCCCCGAGCCTTCTAGCCGTTAAAGTTTTTGATAGTATTGGTGTTTTTTTGGTTCGGTGGTCAAAAAACCAACGGTGGATAGAGTGGAGATTGACTCTTCATTCCATTACATCGGTGTTATGGTGGGACATGGAGCTAGGATCAAGGAGGAACTCTTTTTGAAATGGCGTGGTAAAACTCTTAAGATTTGAGTTGAGGAAGACGACAAGGATTGGATATCAGATTACGTTGATGAAGTTGATGATGTCCAAGACGGCGTTCCGATGGAGGAGCCGGAGGTGACCCCGGTGAATTTCGTAAATATGGAAACAGAGGTTAATAAGGAAACGGTTAATGATTGCATTAATTCTCCTAGGATTGTGGAGGCTGATTTGAAGGGGAATATTATGGAAAGTAATAAAGGTGGTGTTATTCAAAGCAATCTGGAAGGTCTAGGGGGCCAGGCAAAATTCccaagagaaaaaaaaaacaataaaaagaaggAGTGTGAGTTGGGCCAGGTTTCAGGGGGATCCGTTTAATTTAAATCCTTTATTGGTAATGATCGGCCCACTAAGGAGCCCAAAAAGGTTGGGCCATCTCAGGAGGATCCGTTTAATTTAAATCCTTTATTGGTCTTAGACCGTAATGTCCTAAAGACTAGAGGGGTGGATTTTGTTCAAGTTTCAAACTCGTTTCAGGCTCTAATCGATGAACATGAGACTCCAATTAGAGAGAAAGCTCAAGATTCTATGGTCGACGGTGGAGATAAGGGGGTACTGTGCAAACAGATGGCACGGACTTGGACAACGAGAAGGTTGAAACTATGGATTTCGGCAGCCGATTAGGAGTGGATTTACATGGCTTCGATCGTATGGTCTCGGGTATAATTGAAGGTGAAGGGTTACAAGCAGGTAAGCGATGAATTTTATGTCGTTAAATGTTAGAGGGCTAGGGGCGGTAGGGAAAGTCCCCTGGGTTAAAGGTTTGGTAGAAAAGTTTAAAGTTGATTTTTTGGGTCTTCAAGAAACGTTACTTTCCGATCCTGAGATATTTGATATGTCTTCGGTTTGGGGTAATGGGGGTTTTGATGCTGATTTAATGGGGTCTAGGGGGAGATCTGGTGGTATGATTAGTATTTGGAACCCGAGAAAATTTAAAAAGTTAAATACTACTTCGGAGAATTGTTTTATTATTACGACTGGGAATT
This genomic stretch from Helianthus annuus cultivar XRQ/B chromosome 8, HanXRQr2.0-SUNRISE, whole genome shotgun sequence harbors:
- the LOC110872132 gene encoding phylloplanin, with protein sequence MAMKSIILITALVAVLVATQAQAQFNFPGVGSRLNISGILSCSANANVNGTNPIPPFPNAVVQLVCGGNVVATTTTNGTGAFSIFLSQFQALLSTILSNCILRVPTPLSNCNATLPSNGTLQAPIQFLGNSIRGVLNFTSGPFTRG